A section of the Salmo salar chromosome ssa05, Ssal_v3.1, whole genome shotgun sequence genome encodes:
- the LOC106598261 gene encoding protein LRATD2-like, producing the protein MGNQVDKLTHLSYDNVPTADPNGFDTEDELGPRIGVSYIFSADDDEQEERIDGPDKDQNEEEKQYDNCDELECVVYYRDESVYEKNLKLSDMSTYSTENLLNKCIPGDLVEFVATGQYPHWVVYVGDFQVVHLHRAEIKNNFLTDASQGKRGRIVNGLYKFIALPPEVVVQNAMQQVGRRDRELYWRNSECFAAWCRFGKREFKIGGELRIGKQPYRLKMLFSEKKSHVLEFQSIDDLIMEKRRNDQIGRDAVTQELANHLNSTDAEMKDDFHQSVN; encoded by the coding sequence ATGGGTAACCAGGTTGACAAACTGACACATCTGAGTTATGACAATGTTCCGACCGCAGATCCGAACGGCTTTGACACGGAGGATGAGCTGGGGCCCCGGATCGGTGTGTCTTATATCTTCTCCGCAGACGACGACGAACAAGAGGAACGTATTGACGGACCGGACAAGGACCAGAACGAGGAAGAGAAGCAATACGATAACTGCGACGAGCTGGAGTGTGTTGTGTACTACCGGGACGAATCTGTGTACGAGAAAAATCTCAAACTATCTGACATGAGCACGTATTCGACAGAGAATCTTTTGAACAAGTGCATACCGGGGGATTTGGTGGAGTTCGTGGCTACGGGCCAGTACCCTCACTGGGTTGTGTACGTGGGCGACTTTCAGGTCGTTCACCTGCACCGGGCTGAAATAAAGAATAATTTCCTGACAGATGCCAGTCAGGGAAAGAGAGGCAGGATAGTAAACGGGCTGTATAAATTCATTGCTCTGCCTCCGGAGGTGGTGGTGCAGAACGCCATGCAGCAGGTCGGAAGgcgagacagagagctgtactggaGAAACTCTGAGTGTTTTGCTGCGTGGTGCCGGTTCGGCAAGAGGGAATTCAAGATAGGAGGAGAACTCCGGATCGGAAAGCAGCCTTACAGGTTAAAAATGCTGTTTTCTGAAAAGAAAAGTCACGTCCTTGAATTTCAGAGTATTGACGACTTGATCATGGAGAAGAGGCGAAATGATCAGATCGGCAGAGATGCGGTGACGCAAGAGTTAGCGAACCATCTCAACTCAACTGATGCGGAAATGAAGGACGACTTTCATCAGAGTGTAAACTGA